CGGATTTAACTTCCGTGGTGGTTTCGTGATGATTCCTGAACTGGCGTCGCTGACGTTGGCGTTGTCGATTTATACCTCTTCGTTTATCGCGGAAGTGATTCGTTCAGGTATTCAGTCGGTGCCGCATGGCCAGAATGAAGCCGCACGCTCGCTCGGTTTGCCGAACCCCGTCACCATGCGTCAGGTCATCATTCCTCAGGCCATGCGCGTGATTATTCCACCGCTGACCAGTCAGTATCTCAACATCGTGAAGAACTCTTCACTGGCTGCGGCCATCGGTTATCCAGATATGGTGTCGCTGTTTGCCGGTACGGTGCTGAACCAGACGGGTCAGGCCATTGAGACGATTGCGATCACGATGGCGGTCTACCTGATCATTAGCCTGGTCATTTCACTGCTGATGAACCTCTACAACCGCAAAATCGCGCTGGTTGAGCGTTAAGAGAACGGGATTATTATGTCTGTTACCACACATGAAACACCGCCGGTGCCAACCAATCCCGTCAGCAAAGCCTGGGGTTGGGCACGTAAAAACCTGTTCTCCAGCTGGTTTAACACGCTGCTGACGCTGCTTTGCTTCTGGATTATCTGGAGTGTGATTCCGCCAGCGCTGAACTGGCTGGTCTTCCAGGCCAACTGGATAGGCTCAACCCGTGCTGACTGTACCAAAGAGGGTGCCTGCTGGGTGTTTATCCATGCACGCTTTGGTCAGTTTATGTATGGGCTGTACCCGCATGAGCTGCGCTGGCGTATCAATCTGGCGCTGGTGATTGGCTTGCTTTCCATTATCCCGATGTTCATCAAATCGATGCCGCATCGTGGCCGTTACATCGCTTGCTGGGCAGTAGCCTATCCGATCATCGTTTGGTTCCTGATGTATGGTGGCTATTTGGGCCTCGATCGTGTCGAGACACGCCAGTGGGGTGGCCTGACGCTGACGCTGATTATCGCGTCGGTCGGGATCGCCGGTGCTTTGCCATTGGGTATTTTGCTGGCGCTGGGACGTCGTTCAAAGATGCCTGTCGTGCGCAC
The DNA window shown above is from Pantoea sp. At-9b and carries:
- a CDS encoding amino acid ABC transporter permease, translating into MSVTTHETPPVPTNPVSKAWGWARKNLFSSWFNTLLTLLCFWIIWSVIPPALNWLVFQANWIGSTRADCTKEGACWVFIHARFGQFMYGLYPHELRWRINLALVIGLLSIIPMFIKSMPHRGRYIACWAVAYPIIVWFLMYGGYLGLDRVETRQWGGLTLTLIIASVGIAGALPLGILLALGRRSKMPVVRTLSVIFIEFWRGVPLITVLFMSSVMLPLFMAEGTTIDKLVRALVGVILFQSAYVAEVVRGGLQALPKGQYEAAESLALGYWKTQILVILPQALKLTIPGLVNTIIALFKDTSLVIIIGLFDLFSSVQQATVDPTWLGMSTEGYVFAALVYWIFCFSMSRYSQYLEKRFHTGRKSH